One part of the Magallana gigas chromosome 5, xbMagGiga1.1, whole genome shotgun sequence genome encodes these proteins:
- the LOC105337075 gene encoding arf-GAP with SH3 domain, ANK repeat and PH domain-containing protein 2 isoform X4 — protein sequence MPEQVALSDFMRDTWDDFKSPTTSSFTKNMSSYKSFVSSLEERLDGDRSGLTKMKKSVKALYNAGKRHYESEVTVSENLENVSKTNMEQETDIAEGFKQFSVLAKELSNSLNDMVSKLHTMLLYPLEAFLKGDLKGVKGDMKKPFDKATKEYETKFSKIEKEKKQQAKDAGMNRTEVDGSEIAEDMLKERKVFQLQLCEYLIKVNDIKTKKGVELLLHLVEYYKALQVFHQESLESIGKFESYIETLISQLQGIKQKQYSDRQQLVELRDALKNSMSSYKEPSANKSPAGYNLHQLHGNKMHGSQKTGYLLKKSDGKVRKVWQRRKCIIHDGIMLVSHSDETKEPVKLNLLTCQVKLVADDVGKKCFDLVSSSNNRTYHFQGEDVQDMEEWISVLNNAKEEVLLKAFQDNTNCPAINQNVRELRASIIDRIKGLPGNEVCCDCGGKDPEWLSTNYGILICLECCGIHRQLGVHISRTQSLVIDELGTSQLLLARVVGNDCFNEVFEGKIFDDDSEVKADGSRKLKPTSPMNERESYIFAKYDKKKFVINTNSSEEEILSDLKQAIQSRDFQTLLQTHGEGTDLMSVMPDMENCETGLHLAIMLEDGYSLYIVDFIIQNSVITSLGNKSRDGNTPLHLCAIENKTECMKLLLRTRPELAKIENSEGKTPLDIAKENNNQLCADLLNAALTGRKDLFENVNIDWELIADDHEHDVDFSDDDLEYVVIDKIWAAYCQINDQNTPERKRGSRPQSLTGSGIANEFASTLSIPKEPNDIRQRADSNVSLQPIKKKDFLNRLSRVVQRKASYGEIYQITSADGAPVQVVQKKPPPWIVSVKKKRRRRLMQQSNQAAANGAQPGPPGFGPPLPPRKKPPPPPPSSAPRPGHVRNKSEGSAITVHHRTSSDPPPRPAPPDVRKTIHIPGARGSIQAGDITNNNNNRASRQRVGSTESRPGDGSPVVPGSPTYGNNETPPLPAPRQKKKVPIGQKCQAIYDCEADNEDELTFRAGEMIIITGEEEEDWWEGEIDGEPHRRGVFPKNFVAMNT from the exons ATGCCGGAACAGGTAGCCTTGTCGGACTTCATGAGGGACACTTGGGATGATTTCAAATCCCCAACGACCTCATCGTTCACGAAAAACATGTCGAGTTATAAAAGTTTCGTATCTAGTCTTGAGGAA AGACTTGATGGTGATCGAAGTGGATTAACTAAAATGAAGAAGTCCGTCAAAGCCCTGTATAATGCAGGAAAAA GACATTATGAAAGTGAGGTGACCGTATCAGAGAATCTGGAAAATGTCAGTAAAACTAACATGGAACAGGAAACGGACATAG CTGAGGGATTTAAGCAGTTTTCTGTATTGGCCAAAGAGTTGTCTAATTCCCTTAATGATATG GTCTCCAAACTCCACACCATGCTGCTGTATCCATTGGAAGCGTTCTTAAAGGGTGACCTGAAAGGAGTCAAGGGGGACATGAAGAAACCATTTGATAAAGCAACCAAGGAATACGAAACCAAATt TTCAAAAatagagaaagagaaaaaacagCAGGCAAAGGATGCTGGGATGAACAGAACAGAGGTTGATGGGTCAGAA ATTGCAGAAGATATGTTGAAAGAACGGAAAGTTTTTCAGTTACAACTTTGCGAG TACctcattaaagtaaacgatatcAAGACAAAGAAGGGCGTGGAGCTGCTGTTACATCTAGTGGAGTATTACAAAGCATTGCAAGT TTTTCATCAAGAGAGCTTAGAGTCCATAGGGAAGTTTGAGTCCTACATAGAGACGCTGATTTCCCAGCTCCAGGGCATCAAACAGAAGCAGTACTCCGACCGGCAGCAGCTGGTGGAGCTGAGGGATGCCCTCAAGAACTCCATGTCCTCCTACAAAGAG CCGTCTGCCAACAAAAGCCCAGCGGGCTACAACCTGCACCAGCTCCATGGCAACAAGATGCATGGCAGCCAGAAAACGGGCTACCTGCTGAAGAAGAGCGACGGAAAAGTCCGCAAAGTCTGGCAGCGCAGGAAGTGCATCATCCACGATGGCATTATGCTAGTCAGTCACTCTGAC GAAACTAAAGAGCCAGTAAAATTGAACCTCCTTACGTGCCAAGTTAAG CTTGTTGCTGATGATGTCGGCAAGAAATGTTTTGATCTAGTCTCCAGTTCCA ATAACAGAACATACCACTTTCAGGGGGAGGATGTTCAAGACATGGAAGA atggatttcagttttgaataatGCCAAAGAGGAAGTGCTTTTGAAAGCGTTCCAAGATAACACAAACTGTCCCGCAATAAACCAGAATGTACGAGAGCTCAGAGCCAGTATTATTGACCGCATCAAAGGGTTGCCAGGCAACGAGGTCTGCTGTGACTGTGGAGGGAAAG ACCCTGAGTGGCTGTCCACTAACTACGGTATACTGATTTGCCTAGAGTGTTGTGGCATTCACAGACAATTAGGTGTCCACATCTCCAGAACTCAGAGTTTAGTCATTGATGAACTCGGAACCTCGCAGCTTCTA TTAGCTAGAGTCGTAGGAAATGACTGTTTCAATGAAGTTTTTGAAGgcaaaatatttgatgatgatTCTGAAGTAAAAGCTGATGGAAGCCGCAAACTTAAACCCACTAGTCCTAT GAATGAAAGAGAGTCCTATATCTTTGCCAAGTATGACAAGAAGAAGTTTGTGATCAACACCAATAGTAGTGAAGAGGAAATCCTGAGTGACCTGAAGCAAGCCATTCAGTCGCGGGACTTCCAGACCCTGCTACAGACCCACGGGGAGGGGACGGATCTAATGAGCGTCATGCCAGATATG GAGAATTGTGAGACAGGTCTTCACCTTGCCATAATGTTGGAAGATGGCTACTCTCTGTACATTGTGGACTTCATCATTCAGAACAGTGTCAT AACTAGTCTAGGAAACAAAAGCCGTGATGGCAACACACCGCTACATCTGTGTgcaatagaaaataaaacagagtGCATGAAACTACTGCTGCGAACTCGCCCAGAACTCGCCAAGATTGAGAATTCGGAAGGGAAAACACCGCTGGATATCGCCAAAGAAAATAACAATCAGTTATGTGCTGACTTG TTGAATGCAGCATTAACTGGGAGGAAGGACTTGTTTGAGAATGTGAACATTGACTGGGAACTAATAGCT gatGACCATGAGCACGATGTGGACTTCAGTGACGATGATCTAGAG TATGTTGTTATTGATAAGATTTGGGCCGCTTATTGTCAAATTAACGACCAG AACACCCCTGAGAGAAAGAGAGGGTCACGACCTCAGAGCTTGACTGGTTCAGGAATTGCTAATGAGTTTGCTAGTACCCTGTCCATTCCCAAAGAACCCAATGACATAAGGCAGAGAGCGGACAGCAATGTGTCTTTACAGCCTATTAAGAAAA AGGACTTTTTAAATAGACTGAGTCGTGTTGTTCAGAGAAAGGCATCGTATGGGGAAATTTATCAGATAACTTCGGCTGATGGGGCCCCAGTACAGGTTGTGCAGAAAAAGCCGCCTCCTTGGATCGTTTCAGTCAAGAAAAAGCGCAGGCGACGACTCA TGCAACAATCTAACCAGGCCGCTGCCAACGGGGCCCAGCCAGGACCCCCAGGCTTTGGACCACCCCTCCCACCCAGGAAGAAACCCCCACCACCCCCTCCCTCCTCTGCACCCAGGCCTGGGCATGTCAGAAACAA ATCGGAAGGGAGCGCCATTACTGTGCACCATCGAACTTCTTCGGACCCACCCCCCAGACCAGCCCCGCCAGACGTCAGAAAGACCATTCACATTCCCGGGGCCCGGGGGTCAATCCAGGCAGGGGACATCACTAACAACAATAACAACAG GGCAAGTCGGCAAAGAGTTGGATCAACAGAGTCAAGACCAggag aTGGTAGTCCTGTTGTACCTGGCTCCCCAACCTATGGGAATAATGAGACTCCTCCCTTACCAGCTCCTAGACAGAAG AAGAAGGTGCCCATTGGACAGAAGTGCCAGGCAATCTACGACTGTGAAGCTGATAATGAAGATGAGTTGACGTTCAGGGCGGGAGAAATGATCATCATCACTGGCGAAGAGGAAGAGGACTGGTGG GAAGGAGAAATTGACGGCGAGCCACACAGGCGAGGAGTATTCCCCAAAAACTTTGTCGCCATGAACACTTGA
- the LOC105337075 gene encoding arf-GAP with SH3 domain, ANK repeat and PH domain-containing protein 2 isoform X5, with the protein MPEQVALSDFMRDTWDDFKSPTTSSFTKNMSSYKSFVSSLEERLDGDRSGLTKMKKSVKALYNAGKRHYESEVTVSENLENVSKTNMEQETDIAEGFKQFSVLAKELSNSLNDMVSKLHTMLLYPLEAFLKGDLKGVKGDMKKPFDKATKEYETKFSKIEKEKKQQAKDAGMNRTEVDGSEIAEDMLKERKVFQLQLCEYLIKVNDIKTKKGVELLLHLVEYYKALQVFHQESLESIGKFESYIETLISQLQGIKQKQYSDRQQLVELRDALKNSMSSYKEHTNNRLSILGGWAKPSANKSPAGYNLHQLHGNKMHGSQKTGYLLKKSDGKVRKVWQRRKCIIHDGIMLVSHSDETKEPVKLNLLTCQVKLVADDVGKKCFDLVSSSNNRTYHFQGEDVQDMEEWISVLNNAKEEVLLKAFQDNTNCPAINQNVRELRASIIDRIKGLPGNEVCCDCGGKDPEWLSTNYGILICLECCGIHRQLGVHISRTQSLVIDELGTSQLLLARVVGNDCFNEVFEGKIFDDDSEVKADGSRKLKPTSPMNERESYIFAKYDKKKFVINTNSSEEEILSDLKQAIQSRDFQTLLQTHGEGTDLMSVMPDMENCETGLHLAIMLEDGYSLYIVDFIIQNSVITSLGNKSRDGNTPLHLCAIENKTECMKLLLRTRPELAKIENSEGKTPLDIAKENNNQLCADLLNAALTGRKDLFENVNIDWELIADDHEHDVDFSDDDLENTPERKRGSRPQSLTGSGIANEFASTLSIPKEPNDIRQRADSNVSLQPIKKKDFLNRLSRVVQRKASYGEIYQITSADGAPVQVVQKKPPPWIVSVKKKRRRRLMQQSNQAAANGAQPGPPGFGPPLPPRKKPPPPPPSSAPRPGHVRNKSEGSAITVHHRTSSDPPPRPAPPDVRKTIHIPGARGSIQAGDITNNNNNRASRQRVGSTESRPGDGSPVVPGSPTYGNNETPPLPAPRQKKKVPIGQKCQAIYDCEADNEDELTFRAGEMIIITGEEEEDWWEGEIDGEPHRRGVFPKNFVAMNT; encoded by the exons ATGCCGGAACAGGTAGCCTTGTCGGACTTCATGAGGGACACTTGGGATGATTTCAAATCCCCAACGACCTCATCGTTCACGAAAAACATGTCGAGTTATAAAAGTTTCGTATCTAGTCTTGAGGAA AGACTTGATGGTGATCGAAGTGGATTAACTAAAATGAAGAAGTCCGTCAAAGCCCTGTATAATGCAGGAAAAA GACATTATGAAAGTGAGGTGACCGTATCAGAGAATCTGGAAAATGTCAGTAAAACTAACATGGAACAGGAAACGGACATAG CTGAGGGATTTAAGCAGTTTTCTGTATTGGCCAAAGAGTTGTCTAATTCCCTTAATGATATG GTCTCCAAACTCCACACCATGCTGCTGTATCCATTGGAAGCGTTCTTAAAGGGTGACCTGAAAGGAGTCAAGGGGGACATGAAGAAACCATTTGATAAAGCAACCAAGGAATACGAAACCAAATt TTCAAAAatagagaaagagaaaaaacagCAGGCAAAGGATGCTGGGATGAACAGAACAGAGGTTGATGGGTCAGAA ATTGCAGAAGATATGTTGAAAGAACGGAAAGTTTTTCAGTTACAACTTTGCGAG TACctcattaaagtaaacgatatcAAGACAAAGAAGGGCGTGGAGCTGCTGTTACATCTAGTGGAGTATTACAAAGCATTGCAAGT TTTTCATCAAGAGAGCTTAGAGTCCATAGGGAAGTTTGAGTCCTACATAGAGACGCTGATTTCCCAGCTCCAGGGCATCAAACAGAAGCAGTACTCCGACCGGCAGCAGCTGGTGGAGCTGAGGGATGCCCTCAAGAACTCCATGTCCTCCTACAAAGAG CATACTAACAACAGGCTCTCAATTCTTGGGGGCTGGGCAAAG CCGTCTGCCAACAAAAGCCCAGCGGGCTACAACCTGCACCAGCTCCATGGCAACAAGATGCATGGCAGCCAGAAAACGGGCTACCTGCTGAAGAAGAGCGACGGAAAAGTCCGCAAAGTCTGGCAGCGCAGGAAGTGCATCATCCACGATGGCATTATGCTAGTCAGTCACTCTGAC GAAACTAAAGAGCCAGTAAAATTGAACCTCCTTACGTGCCAAGTTAAG CTTGTTGCTGATGATGTCGGCAAGAAATGTTTTGATCTAGTCTCCAGTTCCA ATAACAGAACATACCACTTTCAGGGGGAGGATGTTCAAGACATGGAAGA atggatttcagttttgaataatGCCAAAGAGGAAGTGCTTTTGAAAGCGTTCCAAGATAACACAAACTGTCCCGCAATAAACCAGAATGTACGAGAGCTCAGAGCCAGTATTATTGACCGCATCAAAGGGTTGCCAGGCAACGAGGTCTGCTGTGACTGTGGAGGGAAAG ACCCTGAGTGGCTGTCCACTAACTACGGTATACTGATTTGCCTAGAGTGTTGTGGCATTCACAGACAATTAGGTGTCCACATCTCCAGAACTCAGAGTTTAGTCATTGATGAACTCGGAACCTCGCAGCTTCTA TTAGCTAGAGTCGTAGGAAATGACTGTTTCAATGAAGTTTTTGAAGgcaaaatatttgatgatgatTCTGAAGTAAAAGCTGATGGAAGCCGCAAACTTAAACCCACTAGTCCTAT GAATGAAAGAGAGTCCTATATCTTTGCCAAGTATGACAAGAAGAAGTTTGTGATCAACACCAATAGTAGTGAAGAGGAAATCCTGAGTGACCTGAAGCAAGCCATTCAGTCGCGGGACTTCCAGACCCTGCTACAGACCCACGGGGAGGGGACGGATCTAATGAGCGTCATGCCAGATATG GAGAATTGTGAGACAGGTCTTCACCTTGCCATAATGTTGGAAGATGGCTACTCTCTGTACATTGTGGACTTCATCATTCAGAACAGTGTCAT AACTAGTCTAGGAAACAAAAGCCGTGATGGCAACACACCGCTACATCTGTGTgcaatagaaaataaaacagagtGCATGAAACTACTGCTGCGAACTCGCCCAGAACTCGCCAAGATTGAGAATTCGGAAGGGAAAACACCGCTGGATATCGCCAAAGAAAATAACAATCAGTTATGTGCTGACTTG TTGAATGCAGCATTAACTGGGAGGAAGGACTTGTTTGAGAATGTGAACATTGACTGGGAACTAATAGCT gatGACCATGAGCACGATGTGGACTTCAGTGACGATGATCTAGAG AACACCCCTGAGAGAAAGAGAGGGTCACGACCTCAGAGCTTGACTGGTTCAGGAATTGCTAATGAGTTTGCTAGTACCCTGTCCATTCCCAAAGAACCCAATGACATAAGGCAGAGAGCGGACAGCAATGTGTCTTTACAGCCTATTAAGAAAA AGGACTTTTTAAATAGACTGAGTCGTGTTGTTCAGAGAAAGGCATCGTATGGGGAAATTTATCAGATAACTTCGGCTGATGGGGCCCCAGTACAGGTTGTGCAGAAAAAGCCGCCTCCTTGGATCGTTTCAGTCAAGAAAAAGCGCAGGCGACGACTCA TGCAACAATCTAACCAGGCCGCTGCCAACGGGGCCCAGCCAGGACCCCCAGGCTTTGGACCACCCCTCCCACCCAGGAAGAAACCCCCACCACCCCCTCCCTCCTCTGCACCCAGGCCTGGGCATGTCAGAAACAA ATCGGAAGGGAGCGCCATTACTGTGCACCATCGAACTTCTTCGGACCCACCCCCCAGACCAGCCCCGCCAGACGTCAGAAAGACCATTCACATTCCCGGGGCCCGGGGGTCAATCCAGGCAGGGGACATCACTAACAACAATAACAACAG GGCAAGTCGGCAAAGAGTTGGATCAACAGAGTCAAGACCAggag aTGGTAGTCCTGTTGTACCTGGCTCCCCAACCTATGGGAATAATGAGACTCCTCCCTTACCAGCTCCTAGACAGAAG AAGAAGGTGCCCATTGGACAGAAGTGCCAGGCAATCTACGACTGTGAAGCTGATAATGAAGATGAGTTGACGTTCAGGGCGGGAGAAATGATCATCATCACTGGCGAAGAGGAAGAGGACTGGTGG GAAGGAGAAATTGACGGCGAGCCACACAGGCGAGGAGTATTCCCCAAAAACTTTGTCGCCATGAACACTTGA